Proteins encoded in a region of the Clostridia bacterium genome:
- a CDS encoding DNA gyrase subunit B translates to MAQEYNQNSIELLKGLDAVRKRPGMYIGGTGEPGLHQVLWEIFDNSVDEITNGYGDQVTMILYADGSVSVEDNGRGIPVGMHPELGVSTVEVVFCELHAGGKFNNKNYKFSGGLHGVGASAVNALSRWLEVQVYRDGYVYEQRFHSVEDEHGEIQSGVPVGPLKKGEKTKKQGTFVRFMPDDRVFETIKFNTDIIVKHLQDTAFMNRGARFTLIDKRKLDDNMQPYTVSLCYEGGIIDLVKYINNSKSKIFDDVIYLSDDSLDDRKLEVAIQYTDSYNETIASYVNNIPTTDGGTHETGLKSALTRVLNDYARSRNFLKDKDANFLGEDFREGLTCVLLLKMANVQFESQTKSKLGSTDAKLYVESVVVEKLSAYLADKKNWSVGDAIIDKAMSAQRARVASKKAKDIARQKSNASASNLIGKLAPCTGRKPELNEVFIVEGDSAGGTAKQCRNRQTQAILPLRGKIINAEKQRIEKLLENEEICTMISAFGAGFGDEFNVENLKYHKVIILADADQDGGHIRCLLITFFYRYMRELITQGHVYCGMPPLYRLSKKGVVKYVYSDRELDAAVKEMGGKPEMQRYKGLGEMSKEQLWETTMDPDRRSLMRVTLEDGAEAERMVSTLMGDNIDARKAYISEHADFNKVDDFIRKD, encoded by the coding sequence ATGGCTCAAGAATATAATCAGAACTCAATCGAATTGCTAAAAGGTTTGGACGCCGTACGTAAACGCCCCGGTATGTATATCGGCGGCACGGGCGAGCCCGGTTTGCACCAGGTGTTGTGGGAGATATTCGACAACTCGGTGGACGAAATTACCAACGGCTACGGCGACCAAGTGACGATGATACTGTACGCCGACGGCTCGGTGTCCGTGGAGGACAACGGCAGAGGTATCCCCGTGGGTATGCACCCCGAATTGGGCGTGTCCACCGTGGAAGTGGTCTTCTGCGAATTGCACGCGGGCGGCAAGTTCAACAACAAGAACTACAAGTTCTCGGGCGGCTTGCACGGCGTGGGTGCTTCGGCGGTCAACGCGCTGTCAAGATGGCTGGAAGTGCAGGTCTACCGCGACGGCTACGTCTACGAGCAGCGCTTCCACTCAGTGGAGGACGAGCACGGCGAAATACAGTCGGGCGTGCCCGTTGGCCCTCTCAAAAAAGGGGAGAAGACCAAGAAACAAGGTACCTTCGTGCGGTTTATGCCCGACGACAGGGTCTTCGAGACCATCAAGTTCAATACCGATATCATCGTGAAACACTTGCAGGACACCGCCTTTATGAACAGGGGGGCGCGGTTCACCTTGATCGACAAGCGCAAGTTGGACGACAATATGCAGCCCTACACCGTGTCGCTGTGCTACGAGGGCGGTATTATCGACCTCGTGAAATATATCAACAACAGCAAGAGCAAGATATTCGACGACGTGATTTATCTGTCGGACGACAGCCTGGACGACCGCAAGCTCGAAGTGGCCATCCAATATACGGACAGCTATAACGAGACCATCGCGTCGTACGTCAACAATATTCCCACCACGGACGGCGGTACGCACGAGACCGGTCTCAAGTCGGCCTTGACGCGCGTCCTGAACGACTACGCGAGAAGCCGCAACTTTCTGAAAGACAAGGACGCCAACTTCTTGGGCGAGGATTTCCGCGAAGGCTTGACCTGCGTGCTCTTGCTCAAAATGGCCAACGTGCAATTCGAGAGTCAGACCAAGAGCAAGTTGGGTAGTACGGACGCCAAGTTGTACGTGGAAAGCGTGGTGGTGGAAAAATTGAGCGCCTACTTGGCGGATAAGAAAAATTGGTCGGTGGGCGACGCCATCATCGACAAGGCTATGTCGGCGCAACGGGCGCGTGTGGCCAGCAAAAAAGCCAAGGATATAGCGCGGCAGAAAAGCAACGCGTCGGCCAGCAACCTCATCGGTAAATTGGCGCCCTGCACGGGACGGAAACCCGAATTGAACGAAGTGTTCATAGTAGAAGGCGACTCGGCAGGCGGCACGGCGAAACAATGCCGCAACCGTCAGACACAAGCCATACTGCCCCTGCGCGGCAAGATCATCAACGCGGAAAAACAGCGCATAGAGAAACTCTTGGAAAACGAGGAGATCTGCACGATGATCTCGGCGTTCGGCGCGGGCTTCGGCGACGAATTCAACGTGGAAAATTTGAAATACCATAAGGTCATCATCCTGGCGGACGCCGACCAAGACGGCGGGCATATCCGCTGCCTGTTGATTACCTTCTTCTACCGCTATATGCGGGAATTGATCACGCAAGGGCACGTCTACTGCGGTATGCCGCCCCTCTATCGTTTGAGCAAGAAAGGCGTGGTGAAATACGTGTACAGCGACCGCGAATTGGACGCCGCCGTGAAGGAAATGGGCGGTAAACCCGAAATGCAACGCTACAAAGGCTTGGGCGAAATGAGCAAGGAGCAACTGTGGGAGACCACAATGGACCCCGACAGGCGCAGTTTGATGCGCGTGACTTTGGAGGACGGCGCGGAGGCGGAACGCATGGTGTCTACCTTGATGGGGGATAATATCGACGCGCGTAAAGCGTATATCAGCGAACACGCCGACTTCAACAAAGTGGACGACTTCATCAGAAAGGACTAA
- a CDS encoding WYL domain-containing protein — MKNKNQKIKLLRTWEILRQETDEENTMSTVELMERLADEDIVCERKSVYDDIRILQELDYPVKVKRTKVNEYYVDDNSFSMAELRLLMDTVQAAKFLSTAKSKELTMKIAALGGNAKGERLRGSTQFVQGKRKDDFVTDNIEALQKCLERRRKVRFRYFDLDVNKERAYRKRSDGSEWYVVTPKALVCQDDNYYMLAVMADRDHYVTYRVDRMCDIALEKEKADIPLWAKELPVAKYLKSTFGMYAGETKRVTFLCKNEPKVINMVLDKFGYDLRLVDRRDGTFYFACDVQVSPVFFSWLLTTGDNVRLYAPQSVCDEYIAVLEKELTAQKATEDKR; from the coding sequence ATGAAAAACAAAAATCAAAAAATCAAATTGCTGCGCACTTGGGAAATTCTGCGGCAGGAGACGGACGAAGAGAACACGATGAGCACCGTGGAGTTGATGGAACGACTGGCGGACGAGGATATCGTGTGCGAAAGAAAGTCGGTATACGACGATATCCGCATCCTGCAAGAACTCGATTATCCCGTGAAGGTGAAGAGAACCAAAGTCAACGAATACTACGTGGACGACAATAGTTTTTCTATGGCCGAGTTGCGGTTGTTGATGGATACGGTGCAGGCCGCTAAGTTTTTGAGCACGGCGAAGAGCAAGGAGTTGACGATGAAAATCGCCGCGCTGGGCGGAAACGCCAAGGGCGAAAGACTCCGCGGCAGTACGCAATTTGTGCAAGGAAAACGAAAGGACGACTTTGTGACGGACAATATCGAAGCCTTGCAAAAGTGCTTGGAGAGAAGGCGCAAAGTGCGCTTCCGCTACTTTGACCTCGACGTAAACAAAGAACGCGCGTATCGCAAGCGTTCGGACGGCTCGGAGTGGTACGTCGTGACGCCCAAGGCATTGGTGTGCCAAGACGATAATTACTATATGCTGGCCGTGATGGCGGACCGCGATCATTACGTGACCTACCGCGTGGACAGAATGTGCGATATCGCGCTCGAAAAAGAAAAGGCGGACATCCCGCTGTGGGCGAAAGAATTGCCCGTGGCGAAGTACCTTAAAAGTACTTTCGGTATGTACGCGGGCGAGACCAAGCGCGTGACTTTTTTGTGCAAGAACGAGCCCAAGGTCATCAATATGGTGCTGGATAAGTTCGGGTACGATCTGCGCCTGGTGGATAGGCGGGACGGCACGTTCTATTTTGCGTGCGACGTGCAAGTGTCGCCCGTGTTTTTCTCGTGGCTACTGACGACGGGGGATAATGTGCGCCTGTACGCGCCGCAAAGCGTATGCGACGAATATATAGCCGTCCTCGAAAAGGAATTGACCGCGCAAAAGGCCACGGAGGATAAACGATAG